In Chelonia mydas isolate rCheMyd1 chromosome 7, rCheMyd1.pri.v2, whole genome shotgun sequence, the sequence gcctttgCACCGGCTGTTTGCACCAGGTGTTTCCCAGAGATCAGTTCATGCCGGCTGGAGATCATGCAACATTTGACTTGTCATAGCAAGCAGACGGTCCCGGGGAGAATGTTTTATATAAAACCACCAAAAAGAGACATTCATCCGAACGTTCCTCTTGCTGTGATTTTTGTGACTGTTCCTAGCATGTGAATAAAACAGCACCACAATGACACGTGGGTTTGGGTTGATCTCTCCTTAACCACCATGCCCACTGTGCATCTGAGCAGATACAGGTTGGCCAACCTTCTGCTAAGTCTCTAGAGACCAATGCATTGTATGTGCTACTTGCTGCCACTAGGAGAGAGGCTTATGGGATTGTTGCATTTTGCACTTGCAGGTGTTGGTGGGAATCTGGTAGCCATCCAAGCCAGCCGCATCTCCACATTCCTGCACTTCTGGAGCATGCCTGGAGTCCTGCCCTACAAGATGAGGCAGAACTGGCCCAATCCATGCACTACGTTCTTCACGTCAGGTAGACAATGAACCCCAGGTGTGCACATCGCAAAACCCATCATCCCAACGAGAGCGCCCTTTGTCACCCTGGCTGGCTAAGGACCACATGGGTTGCGGAGATTGCGCTCCTCTTCCTTCCTGAGAGGGGGAACCTGCAGGGCAGGGTTGAGGTACCTTGGCAAAGGGCAGGTTGGGGGAAGCTTGTTCCTACTGGCTGTGCTGTGCTTGCTCCGTGGATGGACAGGGAACACTGGCCTCCAGAGTATCTGTCGCTGGCAACAAATCATTTGAAAAGAAACTTCAAATTCACGCTCAGGGCGAGTCGCCCATTGTAACTGGGGCCGTCCTAGATGCCCCAGGGCATGAATTAGAAGCGGACTGAAGCACGTAGTGGGGCCGATTCTGATCTCGCTCATGCTGGGAAAATCAGGAGTAGCTCTGATCaaggcaatggagttacactgacacAAGCAAAATCCGAATCTGGTCTGTTACTTTTAGATGACTGGCTCATGTTGCTTTTCCTCTGGAAGTCTGTGTGCTGACGATAGGGCAGAGTCAGAGCTAGGAAAGTGGATCACGGTGATTCATAGCAGGAGCTGAGTGGGGACCGGACCTGCGTAGGATAGCTGAATGGAACATCTGTGGGAAACTAAACAAGAGGATCAggagagaatcagggagctgagTATGTATGTAGAACATGGTTTTATTATGAGGTTAATGCCAGAAAAAGCTGCTGGGGCCAGTCCCAGAAATACTTTATATGGTGTGAGAAGTGGGATCCAGAGGGGTGGATGAAACAACTAGATAGTTACTCACGATCCCTAATGTTATATTAAGGAACTGAGTATCCTTCAGAAATGAGTTGTCAACAGTCCATGTCTCTCTCCTACTCTCCTGGCAATGGTATTTAACATCCACAAATGTGTCTGTGGTCACTGAAAGATGTACAGCTTCATGCTTCTTTCCCCCTCAAGCAGTAACCGCTCTGGTTCATTTTAATACATGTGTTCTCTCCAGGGGTGAATTCCAAGTCAGCCCGCGTCCTGTTCCTGCTGGTTATCCCCGGACACCTGCTGTTCCTGTACACCATTCGCCTCCTGCAGGGCGGGCACACAGCCATCACCGTCACTTTTGTGATGTTTTATCTGACTGCTGCTTTGCTGCAGGTAATAAAAAGAGCCCAGCTGAGCTGAGGGTGAATCTATCAGCCAGCAATGAAAATCCCAATCACTGTCCCTTAGTCCCAGTCGCTCCACACCACCGTCCTCACCCAGTCGCCATAATCCCAGGAATTATTAGTGGCAGGAGCATCCCTGTTCCAGATGCTGGGTGCATCGTACAGGCTCATGTAGTTCTCTTTGTCCCACTGCAGCAGTAATATATTTAGTGGGCAAATAACAATGTGTAGTTTGtttgttccccctctcccccgttaTTGCTGGTCATCACAGCCAAAGGCAAGTGAGCAGATTTTGTGCTAGACTGGTAAATTTCCATGATAATTCTGCAAGGCGGATTTCACATGCCAAAGTGGAAGTCTGTAGGCTGGGGGAACTGGACTCTGTGAGTCAGAGCCACATTCAGCAAGGAGAAAACCAAGCACTAAGAGGCCTGAGATGGCGAGAGATCCCGCATTCCAAAATAACAGCCACACATAGACCTCAGACCGCCAGTTCGATCTGTTCTGCCTTTGCCCCTTTATCCTTTCACTGTTCTGCTTTCCCCGTCCACACACTCCATTATCCTACTCGCAGACACGTCGCTGTCACTTAAACTCACTGATTCTCGTGGTTCATTTGCCCTTTTAAATGAGTCATTCTACAAGTTCATTAGCTTGCAGGGTAAAAGATTGTGGtcctccttttgcttccctttacAATCAGGCTTGCAGCGTGTGTGAATTCTTTGCACGTGTAAACAATTGGCTCGGCTTTGCCATCCTCTGCCTATGATTATATGACACACAACCCCGACACCACAGTtgaagttgttttaaaaaaaaaaaacttgctattCTGCATATCCACCATGGCAAAACCACTCCCACAGTCGGAGCCAAATATGAAAATACATGCAATAAATTACAGCACCGGTAATGGAATCTCAGCAACATCACAGCTGATTTCTAGGGGACCCAGTAGTGAAGGAAACACTAGGCATGTGCTCTTTTTAGTTGCATTATAATCTATGAAGACGAGGAAAtgatgcagggggaggagagTTGTGCTTGGTATTTTTTCTGCTTGGTTTATTCCCTTTAGAAATGCCCAGCCTTGTGGTCCCTGATATGCTGAGATGTCCCTTGGAGGACCTAGAGATATGGAGTGGGAGAACTCTCTCAATATTTAATTGAATTAAAAAGGCAGTCTTTAATCCTTAACAAAAGCTTTTCCTCCAGCTGGTTATTGGGATCTTGAGGTAAAtgtgaatgaaaaacaaataaaaccacaaagatttttaaatagtctagataaaaatcacttttcttttcAGTGGCTCAGGGTTCACTTGCTTGGTATCTTTGATGTGATAAAAACCTACTAGATCTCCAGTTGGTACCAGGGAGACTGCCAGGAAAAACGAGGTAGACAAGACCCGAATCGCTAACGTAAAAGAGAAGCATAAAACCTCTGCCTACAGAAGTTACCTTCTGCAGGCTGGCCCATTGTTTTTCCCTACATTTttttaggcccaatcctgctcacaCTTACGTCTCCCATTGTCTTCATTGGCAGCAGGaactccatccctccatcctaaTGACAGTGTATTCTACCAATAGGTACCGTATCCCAGCTGCATGCCTGTCACTCGCTGACCGCTGGGTCTGTCTTCTCTCTGGACAGGTGGGAATCCTGCTCTACATGGCTGATCTAATTGTGcgactggtgtggaggaaggcCCTGGATCCAGACAACTTCTCCATCCCCTACCTCACTGCCCTGGGCGACCTCCTGGGCACGGGATTCCTGGCACTTTGCTTCCGCTTGGTTTGGCTCGTCAACGGGACTGAGATGAAACTGGGAAACTAACCGGATATCTGCTGCAACGTTGGTCCATTGCTGCTCCACCAAGCAAGTCATTCAGTATGGTGCTTTAACATGGTCCAACAAGGTCGTTAGAGACTACTTCTAAGACTAAGTCTTTAAACTGAATGGGTCTGCTGTCCTTGCCTACCCCTACTGACCACCGCAGTGCCTTACAGCTGTCTAATTTAGATCAAAAGAAGCAGCATCTGTCTGGATTTATCCAGCTTTGAAAGTGACCTAGCCATCTTAAAACAGTGTACTCTGTCTATGTGTGCGTCTATAAAACCAGGGGTTAAGGAACACAGGTCATATCTTGGCAAATCTGCATTTTGATTGGCTTAAAAATGTATGAACGTAACCACCTGGTAAGTAGGAGACTAATTcactccccactgaagtcaatgggagtctttccattgtcttcagttaaTCTTTGGATCGGATCCTAGATGAGGATGTTGCAATGTCTCTGATCAGCAGTTAGAGCCCAAGTAATATTTTCTtgcccctcttcctccccagcaCATCCCTGGGAGCAAGAATCAATAAAGGCCTTAAAATTCTCTCTCCATAACTTCTGTATTCAGGGTCTCAAAGAGCATGTTCCCCATTGGATTGCAACTTAAGGAACATCTGTTCAGTAGTTTTTATGGTTTAtggaaacacaaataaaatgtaaaccaTTTCGTAGTGGTGGGGGTGGGATTGCCATTATTTTGATGTTGCTAATCGCTGGTATTGGCACTGTACTAAGGAACTGTTAGATCACTAACACCTAGACCTGCACAGTATGGACCTTTCACAGCTTGGGCCTTATTTCAGCTAGGATACATAATCCAgccacccctttaaaaaaataccatgtagcatagaaatgtaggacaggGTGGGACCTTTAGAAGCTCTCCCGTCcagccccccatgctgaggcaggactaaggaaACCTAGACCagtcctggcaggtgtttgtccaacctattctaAAAGCCTCCAGTAGGTCACACTGTTGATGCTTGTTGATTTCTGTAGAAGTCTTTGGTTGGTGGTGTTCCCCAGCCCTAAGAGAGGAAGCGGGGAAGAGTGGTTGAGGGCACTAGCTTGCGAGACTAAAAACCACAGTTCAGTTCCTTACTCCGCTACagccttcctctgtgaccttaggcaaatatgtggagccagatttttaaagagatgtAGACACCCAAAGATGTAGGTAGTCAGCCAAGGGGATTTTCAGACGTGCCTAAGTGCTTTGTGAGACATGTAATAGATGCAGCAGCTGGAGAGATTGCAAACTGAGTTTCAGTAGGGTTTGATTCAGTCTTTAAGCCAAACTTGTGATCTGGCTTTTGAGCACGCTAAAGTTTtagactgagatttttcaaaggagcttatGAGAATTAGGCAACCAGCTCCATTGAATATGAacagatttgggtgcctaactctgtTAGGCCCTGTTGCACATCCCAGCCTTAGTGCTGTCTGGATCTTCCTATGACAGACCATTATGAAGAAAGTATTTGCAATATTCAGATCCCAGTTTAGCTTGTGAACACCCCTAAAATCCTGGGCTGTTCAGCTCTGCGGTACTGCTTGAGGCCCTGTTCTGTTTGCAAACATAGCTCCGGTGACCCCTTTTTCGTTCACAACGGTAagtgctgcagccctggctgaACGGAACGTTAGCTTCCcggatggctgcatttcagcattcACATCCCATTGTCCTCTAATCATGGCCCTTTATGCGTTACTAACCATCTGCTGCCTGCGTGAAGTCAGCACAATTCAGTTTCAACCATGAGCGGACGTGTGGTAATTGCAGCAGCGTAGACAGGAAGACGGGTTACTTGCATTCAAACTGAAACATCGTTATCATGAGCAATTACAGATGTGTAGGGAAGGGGGCGCCGTGCAGTCTAGGAGTTTGCAGATCTCAAGCCTGTAACCAATTTTTTAAGAAGTGACTGTGATGCTGGCTTGAGAGCCTCTACAGAACAAAGTCCTCCCACCACAGaccaggtacagcatgggcagcagcagggcaaacTTCCTGTGCAGATTTTCTAAGGACTCCCTTGTCTTTGCTATCTTCCCTGCTAGGGTGGGGATCTGAGCGACTTAGGCAAGCCTCTTCCTAGTGTGTTAGCACAGTCCAGCAGGGACAAAAAGGAGCCTACAGGTGGGATCCTCATGATAAATGTTTCCCTGTTTTAAGAGGAGCACTAAATAGGTGGTTGCTCCCATCATCTGCCCCTACAGCAGTTTTCCCTACAGATAGTCACCTGGGGAAATTCACGCTGgtgcaaagggccagcacaaGCCCAATGCACCCATGTTGAGGACTTATTtggtgctggccttctgcacggGGTTGAATTTTACCCCTAGTGACTGGGCCAGTCACTTTCCTGATTTATGATTCCCAGTAACTGATACATGGTCGCTCTTAGAACTTAAAGCAATAATTCACACTTctaatttttttctaataaacAGTATTTCTTAATGACCAGCTTTTTCTGGTTGTAAATATTGACAGTGTCCTTGGGTTGGAACATGTAATCAGTCCCAGCTGTGCCCTATTTAAACAGGCATGATCGTCAAGCAAATGCTATACCTTTTGACTGATGTGTTTTTGTGCAGGAGGGTTTGACAATCCCAGATGCGTCTCTGTGGCTGAGGCCAATATGCCTGGGGCATAAATAGCACTGACGGGCTGTTCGCTAAGGTCCGAGGTCTGGCCGTACTGAAACTTTTGCTGTTTGGCCAAGCAGCAAAATAATTCTGTTGCTATATTGGTGTTTCTTTTCTATCCTCCAGAGCTATGAtataacacagtggttctcacacTCTTaatcaggaccccaaagtgggttgtgaccccattttaatggagtcGCCAGGGCCAGTATTAgattcactggggcccagggctgaagccgaaacccaagggcttcagcccggggcagcagggctctggtttTGGCTCTGCTCCTCCACGCCCCCACCTGGGGTCatttagtaatttttattgtcagaaggggattgCCGTgcgatgaagtttgagaatcgctgAGAACAGGAGAAAATGGTTTCTGTACAAGGGGCTTTTTAAAGTGCGTATTAAAGGGACATTTATTTGTCTTCTAAACCTGTtttctctctgtgtatgtgtatatatatttcagACCTTATTTCAAAAGAGCTTCtataacaagaaaagaaaaggaggacttttggcaccttagagactaacaaatttattcgagcataagctttcgtgagctacagctcacttcatcggatgcatacagtagaaaatatagtggggagattttatatacacagagaacatgaaacaatgggtgttatatggtaacacgaaagcttatgctctaataaatttgttagtctctaaggtgccaccagtactccttttctttttacggatacagactaacatgggtgctactctgaaacctgtaacaagATTTAGCTTTAGTGCTAAGGCAGCAGGTAAGTAGGCTGATGTGCACGTGACCAAATTTGAAAATGGGCCTCAACGTGGGGAAAATACAAGCAAGTCCCTTTGTGATAGAGACCTGATCTCGGTGCTAAACTGTTAACTCATTTCTGGGATTTATCGATGCCAGAGGTCCTGATTTTCTGTGTCTTGCTCTTTGTGTTGTCATTCATATCTGTGCAAAGAGGATTTTCTACCATTCTGTGGTGGTAGcggtttttttgcatttgctttgcaaAGATATTATAACACAAAGTTGAGGGCAGTGGGGAAACAAGCCCCAAAAAGGCAGACCTGCAACTGTTCCAGGCATAAAAATCCTCTTGGCTTAAGTGGAAGTTCTTTGCCTGGAGCACTGGCACGTCTGAGTCCCAGAACTATACGTAACTCGGTGAAAAGCCACGTGAGCCTGCATTTAGATGGATCTAGTATCCAATTTTAAAAGGAGGAAGGGGCGGAGTCCACTTTTCTCTCCATTTTTAAACCTTTCTTGTGAGAACAGTGAAAAACACGGATTGCCTTGGGCAGGGATAGAATGAGCTTTTTCCGGTAATCTGAAAGGCACTTGTCTCTCAGCTAGCAAATGCCCAGTTCACTTTAGAGTCATTCTTGCCATGACACCAGCATGTTGTAAACCGACCAAAACCCAGCACTAAGATCAACAGTTCACACCGTCAGCCATTACTAATAGTAATAAGGATAGTTAGCACGTCAAAGATACGCTCACTCAGCCTCAAAACCCCACCCCTGGAAGCTAAGCATATAGTTGGCTGAGAGAAGAGAAGCTCTACATTCAACCTGAATCACATTTCTCCGTCTGGATGTAAGGTGATAGCCTTTGAGCCCCGTTTCCAAGCAATTCTAAAGTTGCAGGGAATGGGTCTGGCACCCATAGGCTCAACCCAAACAAACTCGATGAGAATCAGAAAACCCCATAACACTTCAAGAGTTGCTCCTTGGTCTCTCTCCTGAGAGCATCTTAGCAGCTCTGGGGTGCAGTCTCAAGCCTTCCCTACACTGtgagggggcttattccttcacccacttacttccctgatccttctcgcatgaacagagagcaacaatactcgaagtccaaaggtgcaaacaattcaatgtttattggggtgaacttccagcaagcatgattccagtttccttccttagtgtccaccttcccagctctgacactacaGAGCCATACAcatgtgtccctgttcccattcctgccgttagccaaacatgattccaatttccccaccctcattccctgttcccatttccccctttagcaaaacatgattccaatttccccaccccccattccccccacacacacacccacttcctgattgactgcagactatatagtaaaactttgaattctgcttagctataccttaaccaatcattttcctgaaatttaactaaccaatcctaacattgtaacatgattatgtaaccaattatatcctaccgccttaattagtttacacccagcaaaattaattacacagcagacagaaacaatcacagaaccagacagagattatacagacaaacaatagcaaagtgggaactataatgacaaaacaatacagaagtgaggatttcacatcccagctattgataagtgagttcttgccagacaggctgctctcaaactaagtttccttttacatcttctaggcacttccctttctctggaggcgataggcattatcaggacaggattgtattcctaagagcccaacagcatcttatttcaatgtgactagtttggaatgtgaggatgtgaccggtcgcttcccagcttatggctgcctctgctgcttagccaaaggccttagcctaagcacagggcctcagactgtcacaataagagaaggcccttacactggccgacagtgattttgattctctcttttatacctctagaactagccaagtgataagaatacacctaaattcttagagtacaggcctttacagacaggcctgaatatctatatcctaacatacaCTACATAGTTTTGCCTTTTGCCAACAAAGCAGTGGAGGTACACACACTGCAAAGCTACTTTTAGTGGCAAAATTCTGTTGTTttgcatacaaaaataaaaccgcctccacgagaggcatagggcTATTTGCGGGAAAGTTAAAGCAACGTGTTACTGTAGATGCCGCCATTCATTATGGCGCCATAACGGGCCTATCCcaatatcccacaatgcccatcgtgACCACACTGCTCTCTGTTTTGAACGCTGCTGCCCTGCATTCCAGCTACACAGGCATgtgtctagggttgccaggcgtccagttgTCTCGGGGAACGCCCGGTCGAAACGGgaccctggcagctgcagttagCACTGCTGACGGGGCCATTAAAAGGCCGGTTGGCAGCGCGGCGGCGCCCACAAGCGGTcgccaggtccttgcagcccctaggcgcatgGGCAGCCGGGGGGCACTGCGCTTCCCCCACCCTGAGTGTCAGCtctgcggctcccattggccgggaaccgcgaaCAATGGGCGCTGCAGGAGTGGCACCTGCGGGTGCGAGGGCAGCGCTCAgcgcctccctggccacccatgcactTAGGGGCTGCAGGGCCCTGGCAGCCCCCTCTttcacctcaaacccctcatcctcagccccaccccagagcctgcacccccagccagtgtCCTcaccgccccccggccccccagcatggagccctctcccacactctgaaccccccccagcccagccacccccccacacataccccaaGCTCCTCAGCCCCACACTGAGTCCACACCCCCATCCagcaccctcaccccctcctacaccccaactcactgccccagcccagacccccccacacacatcccaaactcctcatcctcagcccccacactccccgccccagcccggtgaaaatgatgatgcgagtgagggtgggggagagtgagcgacagagggaggggggaatggagtgaataGCGGCAGGGCCTTGGAGACGGGGCAGGGGCAAGTtaaaggtgttcagttttctgcaattagaaagttggcaacattcccccccactgtgcccccaaacccatttgctcctttctcctccctcggCCCCAAGATTGGAGAAGCCCTGTCTCTGCGCCTCGCCAGGGCGTGcaagctcctccagtcccagggccccAGCAGGGGTCCATGTGCTGGGGCTTCTCCTGCCACTCCCTGCCCTTGTGTGGGGGCCCAGGGTCTGGGCACTGGGGCATCTcccgccccgctcccccagcGTGATTGCCAGGGATCGAGTCGGGGCACTGGGGCTTCTCCTGCTGCCCCACAGCTTCTGCCAGGGATGGGGTcggcagggaaggggaggcactGGGTCTTCCACTGTCCGGAGGCTTCTGCCggtgggggcttcccctgccgcCCCACATCTTCTGCCAGGATGGTCGGGGAGGGGCTTGGTCTTTCCCCCGTCCCGCAGCTTCTGCCAGGAACAGGGTTGAGGGATGCTGGGGGGCTTCTGTCAGGGATGGGGTGGGCACAGGTGTCTTCCCCTGTCCCACGGCttctgctggggagcagagtcGGGGCACTGAGcggtggattttttttctggggcCTCCCAGTTGACCAGGGCCCTAtcagcccagtggctaatccgctaCTGTCAACAGCGCAGGGTGCGGCTCGTTGGTCTGTGGGCGAACTCGGCGGGAATCCTGCTCTCCCCAGCACGAGGAACACGGGCAGGCACAgcgggctgctgctgcagaggggacatgggggagctcctgctgtgctgtgcagattGGTTTGTCTTAGAGCCAGCATGTcggcccccccaacacacacactcccccagcacacactggggggcggggtgtgagagagtgtgtgctGGTGgggaagcgtgtgtgtgtgtgggggggtgtatgtgagagagacagagtgtgtgttggtgtgtgtgtgtgtgtgtctctcacatacacactgtCCCAGTTCACActgtctcttcctcccccaccccttcagttGAAAGGCAGTTGGCAGTCTAGTAGGCTgtccatggaatgatgggattgaaAAACCTGCATCCTCCGACAtcgtacctgccccatgaggcaccGTAACCCCTTCCTGAAGCACCCCGCGGCCAGTTGCACAgagggatagctacccacagtgcactgctctctgtgggaATGCAcaagctgctagtgtggatgcactctgctggcacaaggagcatagtgtggacatgcagcagctgtttaattaAAACAGCTGCTCTATGtcagtgtaacaccgacagaccccagtcgttggCAGGAGGGCGTGAACGTGGGACCTAAatgctaaatgcatgagcctcaaCTCAGTGCCATTAGAGGggaacagagcaccacaccaaggaggtgtgtgggttacatcagCGTACCTTTAGTCAACAAAACTCTATAGTGTAGCCAAGATCACAACCAGCCAGGGTAGCCCAAGGGCGAAGAGAGGCAAGGCAGCTTTatggctccctccctccagcacacTGCCACCACAGAACCTGCTCCAGGGTGAGGGAAAGTGCGCGCGCGAGAGAAAGCACCAGCCAGCCACCTGTCCCTTCACAGCCAGGGGGCAGAAAGGGAGCATAAAAAGGAGATACACAGAGTCCCTGTAATAGGCATAGAAgtaaggtgaccatatttcccaaagtaaAAAAATGGGACTTTGCGTAGGGCTGGCCTGAACCACCTGGCATCACCACATGGCCCAACCCCACAGTGCCCAGGGCTACGGGCTGGACacctctccacccccctcccaaccCTGGGGACACACCCCACTTTTTGGAAAAGTGTACGTTTGTTCCCTTTGCtcttgatcagttggcaaaagCAATATG encodes:
- the CHST13 gene encoding carbohydrate sulfotransferase 13 isoform X3, with amino-acid sequence MSEDAGFSIPSFHGQPTRLPTAFQLKGWGRKRQCELGQCVCERHTHTHTNTHSVSLTYTPPHTHTLPHQHTLSHTPPPSVCWGSVCVGGADMLALRQTNLHSTAGAPPCPLCSSSPLCLPVFLVLGRAGFPPSSPTDQRAAPCAVDSSGLATGLIGPWSTGRPQKKNPPLSAPTLLPSRSRGTGEDTCAHPIPDRSPPASLNPVPGRSCGTGERPSPSPTILAEDVGRQGKPPPAEASGQWKTQCLPFPADPIPGRSCGAAGEAPVPRLDPWQSRWGSGAGDAPVPRPWAPTQGQGVAGEAPAHGPLLGPWDWRSLHALARRRDRASPILGPREEKGANGFGGTVGGNVANFLIAEN